The following proteins come from a genomic window of Gottfriedia acidiceleris:
- the rlmH gene encoding 23S rRNA (pseudouridine(1915)-N(3))-methyltransferase RlmH — translation MNISIISVGKLKEKYLKMGIDEYIKRLSSYAKMDIIEVPDEKAPENLSDADMLIVKEKEGERILSKIAEDAYVIALAIKGKEHTSESLAKKIDQLATYGNSKVAFVIGGSLGLSDAVMKRADDTLSFSKMTFPHQLMKLVLVEQIYRAFRINRNEPYHK, via the coding sequence GTGAATATCTCAATTATCAGTGTTGGAAAGTTAAAAGAAAAGTATTTAAAGATGGGGATCGATGAATACATAAAACGATTATCTAGTTATGCAAAAATGGACATAATCGAAGTGCCAGATGAAAAGGCACCAGAGAATTTAAGCGATGCAGACATGTTAATCGTTAAGGAAAAAGAAGGCGAAAGAATTTTAAGTAAAATAGCAGAAGACGCTTATGTAATTGCATTAGCAATTAAGGGGAAGGAACATACGTCCGAATCACTAGCAAAAAAAATAGATCAACTTGCCACATATGGAAACAGCAAAGTAGCATTTGTGATTGGTGGGTCATTAGGTCTAAGTGATGCTGTGATGAAAAGAGCGGATGATACACTGTCATTTTCAAAAATGACTTTTCCACATCAATTAATGAAATTGGTATTGGTGGAGCAGATCTATCGAGCTTTTAGGATTAACAGGAATGAACCTTACCATAAATAG
- a CDS encoding InlB B-repeat-containing protein — protein MRLRSSKSIAALSAAAILMSSGVPAYASGPIAKASTENHSGFVLSGETPKEKTVASPLFGNAKKNDPTGMYKALKKSKEESIDPTIDPNKKVRFIVELKDAPAKNAKDEKGKRSEFKKSHDRIKKDIRQKGIKGKVRHDYSIGINGVSIETEYKNLKAIKKLPNVASVHVARTYEHEMVSSKSMVNAQQAWEKHNLQGEGMVVAVVDTGVDYRHHDMTLTEKGKQQARLTSDNLKDKLASTPVNDQFFTDKVPTGYDWADKDNDPMPGEEAHGMHVAGTVGANGDENNNGVVGIAPGAQILAEKVFPDAGGGASEDDIIAGIQHAVEMGADVINLSLGTPAGSTDEAIAPTEKAIRNAVEQGVVVVAAAGNSFYSTYNTLGFPQSATPYADNPDIGLVGSPGNSPYALQVASYENDQIRINQMKLSDGSTFGYQKLNADMVDALGSDKEYDLVYANQGTTADFNDLKLAGIDVKGKIVVLNNNGPIQNFGSYQTGPATRGAAAVILRSTSDYAQQATYLDGIPIVTTSVVDGNKIIDRLKNGEKLKMSFTHDGIWVKNPISGKMSDFSSWGTPEDLTFKPEITAPGGNIYSTVKDNKYDTYSGTSMASPHVAGGAALVLQSLKQNGEKKDMATALKAKIMLMNTSKILTDPASTTNTPYSPRRQGAGMMQIDKAIETPALVYNRDTTLEKAGAVALKEIKGNTTKFNLTLQALNGETVPDTLDYTAYIDVLTDEKQSNQFDLDHDGTNDHFKDSLTMKTTRVTGAKVTLYGDPISNTSGITVHVDKGSKQTLNFQIDLTNATNIKPNSFLEGFVRLVPKNQDIPQLTVPYMGFVGDWNALKNIDAPVYGNSDNYLGYTAIWDQRSEDTPMGYVNGKINTDRLAESPRSTIYGPYVSFTALRNLSKAEVYVEDKDGNRVKYITDFSNYVDEEGDSIRFTKNIFNAGDYAYKLEDEYWDMTDETGKIVPDGDYQMVIKTTLDNAGATPQVVKMPIKVDASAPVASNLRVTPFTKNGITKYKVQWDAKDNDNGSGYMGGIVYVDGKQVTGVEAPATSSHTLSTYSVDLDSNPESVAIRNIDNAYNFSYIEYGKHVNTPEMLINSTYYEGNGTNITKDTPVVVNQKSPISISSFALKKLDWAINVKDSEGKVVDSTSFKNKDTLYGLKWYPKSDMPDGQYTINIEGVDEFGFKVTLDPRKISVDNHHSFVSSNVVDLIEGFKGDVRNKVNIYAKSSTGEKYQASEISPSGYFNIRNIPLSNDDYEIVIEAPNHLKSVQKIKLSQTSSTGEQIGIIATDIKSKQPMSLAGDVNEDGVIDVLDVKKVADKFGQTNAPATILYVPENLNGDNVVDAKDMEVLYKNLYQKNADSTLTPQEMVDGQYSSDIWNELNIPMEINTLKSASVTSDKVALNWLTPVGATQVKIEQSSDNGLTWSAANTEKQVTSISNSAKVTGLQMGVSYQFRLNVTGGLNEGISNVAKATTGIKEYVVSFDSLGGSAVTSQTIKGVGTATEPAVPTKEGYTFGGWYTDSTCTSPYNFSSSVTDTMTLYAKWTIIQSTVRFDTKGGSLISSTKVNYNTAVTKPANPIRVGYTFGGWYTNSACTTAYNFSTKVKNNITLYAKWTIIQSTVRFDTKGGSLIASMKVNYNASVTKPADPKRAGYVFKGWYTSTAYTTIYDFKKAVTKDVTLYAKWAAIPSIIVNGKKVWLIEANIPSVEQAKTKYGIQFLQATLNKLGYSKLVVDGKLGKGTTDAIKKLQKASGLKQTGIFDSKTRTALVAKVNKLIN, from the coding sequence ATGAGACTACGGTCAAGTAAGAGTATTGCTGCACTATCTGCAGCTGCAATATTAATGTCAAGTGGTGTTCCAGCATATGCTAGCGGACCCATAGCTAAAGCTTCGACAGAAAATCATTCAGGATTTGTGCTGAGTGGCGAAACGCCAAAGGAAAAAACTGTTGCATCACCTCTATTTGGTAATGCAAAAAAGAATGACCCAACGGGTATGTATAAGGCATTGAAGAAATCAAAGGAGGAAAGCATTGATCCAACAATTGATCCAAACAAAAAAGTGAGATTCATTGTTGAATTAAAAGATGCGCCTGCCAAAAATGCAAAAGATGAAAAAGGTAAAAGAAGTGAATTTAAAAAGTCACATGACAGAATAAAGAAAGACATTCGTCAAAAAGGCATCAAGGGTAAGGTCCGCCATGACTATTCCATTGGGATTAATGGCGTTAGTATTGAAACAGAATATAAGAATCTAAAAGCGATTAAGAAATTACCAAACGTAGCGAGTGTTCACGTAGCGCGAACATATGAACATGAAATGGTTTCAAGCAAATCAATGGTGAATGCACAACAGGCTTGGGAAAAGCACAATTTGCAAGGTGAAGGCATGGTTGTAGCGGTTGTCGACACTGGAGTGGATTATCGACACCATGATATGACACTAACTGAAAAAGGGAAACAACAAGCTCGTTTAACGAGTGACAATCTAAAAGATAAACTAGCTAGCACGCCGGTAAATGATCAATTTTTCACGGATAAAGTCCCAACAGGGTATGACTGGGCTGATAAGGATAACGATCCGATGCCAGGCGAAGAGGCCCATGGAATGCATGTCGCAGGAACAGTAGGTGCAAACGGTGATGAAAACAACAACGGCGTTGTCGGGATCGCACCAGGCGCGCAAATCCTTGCGGAAAAAGTATTTCCTGATGCAGGTGGCGGAGCGTCTGAGGATGACATCATTGCAGGGATCCAACATGCTGTCGAGATGGGTGCAGATGTTATCAATCTAAGTTTAGGAACACCAGCAGGATCAACGGATGAAGCAATCGCTCCAACCGAAAAAGCCATTCGAAATGCTGTTGAACAAGGTGTTGTCGTCGTCGCAGCGGCTGGTAATTCTTTTTATAGCACGTATAACACCTTGGGATTCCCGCAATCTGCTACACCTTATGCGGATAATCCAGATATCGGATTAGTCGGTTCACCGGGTAATAGTCCTTATGCACTTCAAGTTGCATCGTATGAAAATGATCAAATCAGAATCAATCAGATGAAACTGTCTGACGGATCAACTTTTGGCTACCAGAAACTAAACGCTGATATGGTTGATGCGTTAGGTTCGGACAAAGAGTATGATTTAGTGTATGCAAATCAAGGGACAACAGCGGATTTCAACGACCTTAAATTGGCAGGAATTGATGTGAAAGGAAAGATTGTTGTCTTAAACAATAACGGTCCGATTCAAAACTTCGGTTCTTATCAAACGGGACCAGCCACTCGAGGTGCAGCTGCCGTTATTCTAAGATCAACTTCAGACTATGCACAACAAGCGACTTATTTGGATGGCATTCCAATCGTTACAACAAGTGTTGTCGATGGGAACAAGATTATTGATCGACTAAAAAATGGCGAAAAACTAAAAATGTCTTTCACCCATGATGGTATCTGGGTCAAAAACCCGATTTCAGGAAAAATGTCTGATTTCTCATCATGGGGAACACCAGAAGACTTAACGTTTAAACCTGAAATTACCGCTCCTGGCGGAAATATCTATTCAACCGTTAAAGATAATAAGTATGATACGTACAGTGGTACTTCGATGGCTTCGCCGCACGTAGCAGGAGGAGCTGCATTAGTTCTTCAATCATTAAAACAGAATGGCGAAAAGAAAGACATGGCAACGGCGCTGAAAGCGAAAATCATGTTGATGAATACATCAAAGATTCTGACTGATCCAGCTAGCACAACAAATACGCCTTACTCACCTAGAAGACAAGGCGCAGGGATGATGCAGATTGATAAAGCGATCGAAACGCCAGCTCTTGTTTATAACCGTGACACCACGCTTGAAAAAGCAGGGGCAGTGGCACTGAAAGAAATTAAGGGGAATACAACAAAATTTAACTTAACGCTTCAAGCTTTAAATGGCGAAACGGTACCAGATACATTAGATTATACTGCCTATATTGATGTGTTAACAGATGAGAAACAAAGTAATCAATTCGATCTTGATCATGATGGAACGAATGATCATTTCAAAGACTCGTTAACTATGAAGACAACGAGAGTTACAGGTGCAAAAGTAACGCTGTACGGAGATCCAATCTCCAACACATCCGGCATTACAGTTCATGTTGATAAAGGGTCGAAGCAAACGCTAAACTTCCAAATTGATTTAACAAATGCGACAAATATCAAACCAAATTCGTTCCTTGAAGGTTTCGTTCGCCTTGTGCCAAAAAATCAAGACATCCCTCAATTAACTGTCCCATATATGGGATTTGTTGGGGATTGGAATGCTCTAAAGAATATCGATGCACCAGTTTATGGAAATAGTGATAATTACTTAGGGTATACGGCGATTTGGGATCAACGTTCAGAGGACACACCGATGGGGTATGTGAACGGGAAAATCAATACCGACCGACTTGCAGAATCACCGAGATCAACAATCTATGGGCCGTATGTGTCATTCACAGCCTTGAGAAATCTAAGCAAAGCCGAGGTATATGTAGAAGATAAGGATGGAAACCGTGTCAAATACATCACAGATTTTAGTAATTACGTAGATGAAGAAGGTGATTCAATCCGTTTCACCAAAAACATTTTTAATGCAGGTGACTATGCATACAAATTAGAAGATGAATACTGGGATATGACAGATGAAACCGGAAAAATCGTTCCAGATGGCGACTATCAGATGGTCATTAAAACAACATTAGACAATGCTGGTGCAACACCACAGGTTGTCAAAATGCCAATCAAAGTAGATGCAAGTGCCCCTGTTGCTAGCAATCTTCGAGTGACGCCATTCACTAAAAATGGCATAACGAAATACAAGGTACAGTGGGATGCAAAAGACAATGATAACGGTAGCGGTTATATGGGTGGAATCGTCTATGTAGACGGTAAACAGGTTACTGGAGTAGAAGCCCCTGCCACATCAAGTCATACCTTATCAACGTACTCAGTTGATTTAGATTCAAATCCAGAAAGCGTAGCGATTCGAAACATTGATAACGCTTATAACTTTAGTTATATCGAATATGGAAAACATGTGAATACTCCTGAAATGTTGATTAATTCAACCTATTATGAAGGAAATGGAACAAATATTACGAAAGATACGCCTGTTGTTGTCAATCAGAAATCACCAATTAGCATCTCTTCTTTTGCATTAAAGAAGCTTGATTGGGCAATTAATGTGAAAGATTCAGAAGGTAAGGTAGTTGATTCAACTTCATTCAAAAATAAGGACACGCTTTATGGGTTAAAGTGGTATCCGAAAAGCGACATGCCGGATGGTCAATATACGATTAATATTGAAGGTGTAGATGAATTCGGTTTTAAAGTCACATTAGATCCAAGGAAGATTTCAGTGGATAATCACCATTCATTTGTGTCTTCTAATGTGGTCGATTTAATAGAAGGATTTAAAGGTGATGTAAGAAATAAAGTAAACATTTATGCAAAATCATCAACTGGAGAAAAATATCAAGCATCAGAAATTTCTCCTTCTGGCTATTTCAACATTCGAAATATTCCATTGTCTAATGATGATTATGAGATTGTCATTGAAGCACCGAATCATTTGAAGAGTGTACAGAAAATTAAATTAAGTCAAACGTCTTCAACTGGAGAACAAATTGGCATAATCGCCACAGATATAAAATCGAAACAACCTATGTCTCTAGCGGGAGACGTCAATGAAGATGGCGTCATCGATGTTCTTGACGTGAAGAAGGTTGCTGATAAGTTTGGTCAAACTAATGCACCAGCTACTATCCTTTACGTTCCTGAAAATTTAAATGGTGACAATGTAGTAGACGCAAAGGATATGGAAGTCTTATATAAGAATCTATATCAAAAAAATGCTGATTCAACTTTAACTCCGCAGGAAATGGTTGATGGTCAATACAGCTCAGATATTTGGAATGAATTAAACATTCCTATGGAGATCAATACATTAAAGAGCGCTTCAGTAACATCTGATAAAGTAGCACTTAACTGGTTGACTCCAGTTGGTGCAACGCAAGTGAAAATTGAACAATCGAGTGATAATGGATTGACTTGGAGTGCTGCAAACACAGAGAAACAAGTGACTTCGATCTCGAATAGTGCAAAAGTAACTGGATTGCAAATGGGTGTTTCTTACCAGTTCAGATTGAACGTAACAGGCGGTTTGAATGAGGGAATTTCAAACGTTGCGAAAGCAACTACAGGAATAAAAGAATACGTTGTTTCATTTGATTCACTTGGTGGTAGTGCTGTAACAAGTCAAACAATTAAGGGAGTTGGAACGGCTACTGAGCCAGCGGTACCTACAAAAGAGGGTTACACATTTGGTGGTTGGTACACAGATTCAACTTGTACATCACCTTACAACTTCTCGTCATCTGTAACAGATACGATGACACTTTATGCGAAGTGGACAATTATTCAGTCAACGGTGAGATTTGATACAAAAGGTGGAAGCTTAATTAGTAGTACGAAAGTAAATTACAATACTGCTGTAACAAAACCAGCTAATCCAATAAGAGTAGGTTATACATTTGGCGGTTGGTATACAAATTCAGCTTGTACAACAGCTTACAACTTCTCGACAAAAGTAAAGAATAACATCACACTTTATGCGAAGTGGACAATTATTCAGTCAACAGTGAGATTTGATACAAAAGGTGGAAGCCTAATTGCTAGTATGAAAGTAAATTATAATGCTTCTGTAACCAAACCAGCTGATCCAAAAAGAGCAGGTTATGTATTTAAAGGTTGGTATACAAGCACAGCCTACACAACTATATATGACTTCAAAAAAGCTGTAACAAAAGATGTGACACTTTATGCAAAATGGGCTGCTATTCCATCTATTATCGTAAATGGTAAGAAAGTATGGTTAATTGAAGCGAATATTCCTTCTGTTGAACAGGCAAAAACGAAGTATGGTATTCAATTCCTACAAGCAACATTAAACAAGCTTGGTTATAGTAAGTTAGTTGTAGACGGTAAATTGGGTAAAGGAACAACAGATGCAATCAAAAAGCTTCAAAAAGCGAGCGGCTTGAAACAAACGGGTATTTTTGATTCAAAAACAAGAACTGCATTAGTTGCAAAGGTTAATAAATTAATAAATTAG
- a CDS encoding MBL fold metallo-hydrolase, protein MSLHFSVLASGSTGNALYVGTEKTKLLVDTGLSGKAMESLFKEINRDIKEVSGILVTHEHSDHIKGLGVLARRYQIPIYANEKTWKAMNHLIGEIPTEQKFIFNMETTIQFGDIEVESFGVSHDAAEPMFYVFHHNKKKFVTITDTGYVSDRMKGIISNADMYIFESNHDVEMLRMGRYPWSIKRRILSDVGHVSNEDAALAMSDVIGDKTKRIYLAHLSQDNNMKELARMSVTQTLEGKGFEVGMQFDIHDTDPQKPTDIVYV, encoded by the coding sequence ATGAGTCTGCATTTTAGTGTACTTGCAAGTGGAAGTACCGGAAATGCGTTATACGTTGGGACGGAGAAAACTAAGCTTTTAGTTGATACAGGACTAAGCGGTAAAGCGATGGAGTCTTTATTTAAAGAAATCAACAGGGATATAAAAGAAGTTTCCGGCATTCTAGTCACGCATGAGCATAGTGATCATATTAAAGGACTTGGAGTTCTTGCCAGAAGATATCAAATCCCAATATACGCTAATGAAAAAACATGGAAAGCAATGAACCATTTAATTGGAGAAATTCCAACAGAGCAAAAGTTCATTTTTAACATGGAAACGACGATCCAGTTTGGGGATATTGAAGTTGAATCATTTGGTGTATCACATGATGCTGCTGAACCAATGTTTTACGTATTTCATCATAACAAGAAAAAATTTGTTACAATTACCGATACAGGCTATGTAAGTGACCGAATGAAGGGGATCATTTCTAACGCAGATATGTACATTTTTGAAAGTAACCATGATGTCGAAATGCTACGCATGGGTAGATATCCATGGAGCATTAAACGTCGTATTTTAAGCGATGTTGGTCACGTATCAAATGAGGATGCTGCACTTGCCATGTCAGATGTAATAGGAGATAAAACAAAACGTATTTATCTTGCTCATTTAAGCCAAGATAATAATATGAAAGAGCTTGCCAGAATGTCTGTTACACAAACATTAGAGGGAAAAGGATTTGAAGTTGGGATGCAATTTGATATTCATGATACGGACCCTCAAAAACCAACAGATATAGTGTATGTATAA
- a CDS encoding CxxH/CxxC protein, which translates to MEKTILSCDEHVEWALDDFVDKYSETPLLNKVEKTHNISTTCEYCQNDAIYIVSNIDSPTKCG; encoded by the coding sequence GTGGAAAAAACAATTTTAAGCTGTGATGAGCATGTAGAATGGGCTCTTGACGATTTTGTGGATAAGTATAGTGAAACACCACTGTTGAATAAAGTCGAAAAAACGCACAATATATCCACAACCTGTGAATATTGTCAAAATGATGCCATATATATTGTATCGAACATAGATTCTCCCACTAAATGTGGATAG